In the Nicotiana tabacum cultivar K326 chromosome 16, ASM71507v2, whole genome shotgun sequence genome, one interval contains:
- the LOC107766537 gene encoding B3 domain-containing protein Os01g0723500 isoform X3 gives MWDAKRPHFLVGFNPSIQSETLKIPSKFIKHMEGRASGTAFLVGPSGNSWPMDLIQQDDGLFFHNGWASFVKDHCLESGDALVFRYDGDLHFTVLAFDESSCEKEAAYNADCSQGATNLYNLALKKRDRGNSALLDCIVEGVPKKMRSTQSPSECTAEDAVCSNGRSYASSFLNEIENAGNASNNTVTIAVPSQTEIVCSNPGNGTSEEPMWLSAQEAEKVARSFTSSFPNFMKVMKRFNVSGSYTLNIPYQFATEHLPKCKVKILLHNLKGKTWTVNSIPTTRVQTSHTFCGGWLSFVRDNNIDLGDICIFELVHKCELRVHVLRVEKEGNDYSSKQVAKAKTYDKRGSAHGKEKHGNMLKSHQLHLSKICSGDSVIRKPAQVKQGSFTKSCMSMKSVPEEKLAAESFISNFPHFVRIMKKFNISGSYTLKVPYQFSMEHLPNCRTEIVLRNLKGECWTVNSIPTMKVQTLHTFCGGWSAFVRDNDIQMGDICIFELVGKYEMRVHICAIGKKGLDYRNGITSNESAILASLTS, from the exons ATGTGGGATGCAAAAAGGCCTCATTTTCTTGTGGGTTTTAACCCTTCAATCCAGTCTGAAACATTG AAAATTCCATCAAAATTCATTAAACATATGGAAGGAAGAGCTTCTGGAACAGCATTTTTGGTGGGTCCCAGTGGTAATTCTTGGCCTATGGACTTAATACAGCAAGATGATGGTTTATTCTTCCACAATGGATGGGCTTCATTTGTTAAGGATCACTGCCTTGAAAGTGGGGATGCTTTGGTTTTCAGATATGACGGTGATTTGCATTTCACTGTGCTAGCATTTGATGAAAGTTCATGTGAGAAGGAAGCTGCTTATAACGCTGACTGCAGTCAAGGAGCAACAAACTTGTACAATCTTGCTTTGAAAAAAAGAGACCGAGGAAACTCAGCTTTATTAGATTGCATTGTTGAAGGTGTTCCTAAGAAAATGCGAAGCACGCAGAGCCCTTCCGAATGCACAGCAGAAGACGCAGTTTGCTCAAATGGAAGAAGTTATGCTTCTAGCTTTCTGAATGAAATCGAGAATGCTGGAAATGCATCAAACAATACAGTTACCATTGCTGTGCCATCTCAAACAGAGATTGTCTGCAGTAACCCAG GCAATGGTACCTCCGAGGAACCTATGTGGTTGTCTGCACAAGAAGCAGAAAAGGTTGCCCGTTCGTTTACCTCGAGTTTCCCCAACTTTATGAAGGTTATGAAGAGGTTCAACGTTAGTGGTTCATACACCCTG AACATCCCTTATCAATTTGCCACAGAACACCTACCCAAATGCAAGGTGAAGATTTTACTTcacaatttaaaaggaaaaacttGGACTGTGAATTCAATCCCGACTACAAGAGTACAAACATCACATACCTTTTGCGGAGGTTGGTTATCCTTTGTTCGTGACAATAACATTGATTTGGGAGATATCTGCATCTTTGAGCTTGTCCACAAGTgtgaattacgcgtgcatgttcTGAGggtggaaaaggaaggaaatgATTACAGTAGTAAG CAGGTAGCAAAGGCCAAGACATATGATAAAAGAGGATCTGCTCATGGCAAAGAGAAACATGGTAATATGTTGAAGAGTCATCAGCTCCATTTGTCAAAGATTTGCAGTGGAGATTCAG TAATCAGGAAACCTGCTCAGGTTAAACAGGGTTCTTTCACCAAGAGCTGCATGTCAATGAAATCAGTACCTGAAGAGAAATTAGCTGCTGAATCTTTCATTTCTAATTTTCCTCATTTTGTACGAATCATGAAAAAGTTCAATATTAGTGGCTCTTACACTCTG AAAGTTCCATATCAGTTCTCAATGGAACACCTCCCAAACTGCAGAACGGAGATCGTGCTTCGTAACTTGAAAGGAGAATGTTGGACTgtgaattcaattccgactatgAAGGTACAAACGCTGCACACATTTTGCGGAGGATGGTCGGCATTTGTCAGAGATAATGACATTCAGATGGGAGATATCTGCATATTTGAGCTGGTTGGGAAATATGAAATGCGTGTACATATATGTGCAATTGGGAAGAAGGGGTTAGATTACCGGAACGGGATAACTTCTAATGAGTCGGCTATCCTTGCGTCCTTGACAAGCTAG
- the LOC107766537 gene encoding B3 domain-containing protein Os01g0723500 isoform X1, whose product MWDAKRPHFLVGFNPSIQSETLKIPSKFIKHMEGRASGTAFLVGPSGNSWPMDLIQQDDGLFFHNGWASFVKDHCLESGDALVFRYDGDLHFTVLAFDESSCEKEAAYNADCSQGATNLYNLALKKRDRGNSALLDCIVEGVPKKMRSTQSPSECTAEDAVCSNGRSYASSFLNEIENAGNASNNTVTIAVPSQTEIVCSNPEVKTGNGTSEEPMWLSAQEAEKVARSFTSSFPNFMKVMKRFNVSGSYTLNIPYQFATEHLPKCKVKILLHNLKGKTWTVNSIPTTRVQTSHTFCGGWLSFVRDNNIDLGDICIFELVHKCELRVHVLRVEKEGNDYSSKQVAKAKTYDKRGSAHGKEKHGNMLKSHQLHLSKICSGDSVIRKPAQVKQGSFTKSCMSMKSVPEEKLAAESFISNFPHFVRIMKKFNISGSYTLKVPYQFSMEHLPNCRTEIVLRNLKGECWTVNSIPTMKVQTLHTFCGGWSAFVRDNDIQMGDICIFELVGKYEMRVHICAIGKKGLDYRNGITSNESAILASLTS is encoded by the exons ATGTGGGATGCAAAAAGGCCTCATTTTCTTGTGGGTTTTAACCCTTCAATCCAGTCTGAAACATTG AAAATTCCATCAAAATTCATTAAACATATGGAAGGAAGAGCTTCTGGAACAGCATTTTTGGTGGGTCCCAGTGGTAATTCTTGGCCTATGGACTTAATACAGCAAGATGATGGTTTATTCTTCCACAATGGATGGGCTTCATTTGTTAAGGATCACTGCCTTGAAAGTGGGGATGCTTTGGTTTTCAGATATGACGGTGATTTGCATTTCACTGTGCTAGCATTTGATGAAAGTTCATGTGAGAAGGAAGCTGCTTATAACGCTGACTGCAGTCAAGGAGCAACAAACTTGTACAATCTTGCTTTGAAAAAAAGAGACCGAGGAAACTCAGCTTTATTAGATTGCATTGTTGAAGGTGTTCCTAAGAAAATGCGAAGCACGCAGAGCCCTTCCGAATGCACAGCAGAAGACGCAGTTTGCTCAAATGGAAGAAGTTATGCTTCTAGCTTTCTGAATGAAATCGAGAATGCTGGAAATGCATCAAACAATACAGTTACCATTGCTGTGCCATCTCAAACAGAGATTGTCTGCAGTAACCCAG AGGTGAAAACAGGCAATGGTACCTCCGAGGAACCTATGTGGTTGTCTGCACAAGAAGCAGAAAAGGTTGCCCGTTCGTTTACCTCGAGTTTCCCCAACTTTATGAAGGTTATGAAGAGGTTCAACGTTAGTGGTTCATACACCCTG AACATCCCTTATCAATTTGCCACAGAACACCTACCCAAATGCAAGGTGAAGATTTTACTTcacaatttaaaaggaaaaacttGGACTGTGAATTCAATCCCGACTACAAGAGTACAAACATCACATACCTTTTGCGGAGGTTGGTTATCCTTTGTTCGTGACAATAACATTGATTTGGGAGATATCTGCATCTTTGAGCTTGTCCACAAGTgtgaattacgcgtgcatgttcTGAGggtggaaaaggaaggaaatgATTACAGTAGTAAG CAGGTAGCAAAGGCCAAGACATATGATAAAAGAGGATCTGCTCATGGCAAAGAGAAACATGGTAATATGTTGAAGAGTCATCAGCTCCATTTGTCAAAGATTTGCAGTGGAGATTCAG TAATCAGGAAACCTGCTCAGGTTAAACAGGGTTCTTTCACCAAGAGCTGCATGTCAATGAAATCAGTACCTGAAGAGAAATTAGCTGCTGAATCTTTCATTTCTAATTTTCCTCATTTTGTACGAATCATGAAAAAGTTCAATATTAGTGGCTCTTACACTCTG AAAGTTCCATATCAGTTCTCAATGGAACACCTCCCAAACTGCAGAACGGAGATCGTGCTTCGTAACTTGAAAGGAGAATGTTGGACTgtgaattcaattccgactatgAAGGTACAAACGCTGCACACATTTTGCGGAGGATGGTCGGCATTTGTCAGAGATAATGACATTCAGATGGGAGATATCTGCATATTTGAGCTGGTTGGGAAATATGAAATGCGTGTACATATATGTGCAATTGGGAAGAAGGGGTTAGATTACCGGAACGGGATAACTTCTAATGAGTCGGCTATCCTTGCGTCCTTGACAAGCTAG
- the LOC107766537 gene encoding B3 domain-containing protein Os01g0723500 isoform X4, producing the protein MWDAKRPHFLVGFNPSIQSETLKIPSKFIKHMEGRASGTAFLVGPSGNSWPMDLIQQDDGLFFHNGWASFVKDHCLESGDALVFRYDGDLHFTVLAFDESSCEKEAAYNADCSQGATNLYNLALKKRDRGNSALLDCIVEGVPKKMRSTQSPSECTAEDAVCSNGRSYASSFLNEIENAGNASNNTVTIAVPSQTEIVCSNPGNGTSEEPMWLSAQEAEKVARSFTSSFPNFMKVMKRFNVSGSYTLNIPYQFATEHLPKCKVKILLHNLKGKTWTVNSIPTTRVQTSHTFCGGWLSFVRDNNIDLGDICIFELVHKCELRVHVLRVEKEGNDYSSKVAKAKTYDKRGSAHGKEKHGNMLKSHQLHLSKICSGDSVIRKPAQVKQGSFTKSCMSMKSVPEEKLAAESFISNFPHFVRIMKKFNISGSYTLKVPYQFSMEHLPNCRTEIVLRNLKGECWTVNSIPTMKVQTLHTFCGGWSAFVRDNDIQMGDICIFELVGKYEMRVHICAIGKKGLDYRNGITSNESAILASLTS; encoded by the exons ATGTGGGATGCAAAAAGGCCTCATTTTCTTGTGGGTTTTAACCCTTCAATCCAGTCTGAAACATTG AAAATTCCATCAAAATTCATTAAACATATGGAAGGAAGAGCTTCTGGAACAGCATTTTTGGTGGGTCCCAGTGGTAATTCTTGGCCTATGGACTTAATACAGCAAGATGATGGTTTATTCTTCCACAATGGATGGGCTTCATTTGTTAAGGATCACTGCCTTGAAAGTGGGGATGCTTTGGTTTTCAGATATGACGGTGATTTGCATTTCACTGTGCTAGCATTTGATGAAAGTTCATGTGAGAAGGAAGCTGCTTATAACGCTGACTGCAGTCAAGGAGCAACAAACTTGTACAATCTTGCTTTGAAAAAAAGAGACCGAGGAAACTCAGCTTTATTAGATTGCATTGTTGAAGGTGTTCCTAAGAAAATGCGAAGCACGCAGAGCCCTTCCGAATGCACAGCAGAAGACGCAGTTTGCTCAAATGGAAGAAGTTATGCTTCTAGCTTTCTGAATGAAATCGAGAATGCTGGAAATGCATCAAACAATACAGTTACCATTGCTGTGCCATCTCAAACAGAGATTGTCTGCAGTAACCCAG GCAATGGTACCTCCGAGGAACCTATGTGGTTGTCTGCACAAGAAGCAGAAAAGGTTGCCCGTTCGTTTACCTCGAGTTTCCCCAACTTTATGAAGGTTATGAAGAGGTTCAACGTTAGTGGTTCATACACCCTG AACATCCCTTATCAATTTGCCACAGAACACCTACCCAAATGCAAGGTGAAGATTTTACTTcacaatttaaaaggaaaaacttGGACTGTGAATTCAATCCCGACTACAAGAGTACAAACATCACATACCTTTTGCGGAGGTTGGTTATCCTTTGTTCGTGACAATAACATTGATTTGGGAGATATCTGCATCTTTGAGCTTGTCCACAAGTgtgaattacgcgtgcatgttcTGAGggtggaaaaggaaggaaatgATTACAGTAGTAAG GTAGCAAAGGCCAAGACATATGATAAAAGAGGATCTGCTCATGGCAAAGAGAAACATGGTAATATGTTGAAGAGTCATCAGCTCCATTTGTCAAAGATTTGCAGTGGAGATTCAG TAATCAGGAAACCTGCTCAGGTTAAACAGGGTTCTTTCACCAAGAGCTGCATGTCAATGAAATCAGTACCTGAAGAGAAATTAGCTGCTGAATCTTTCATTTCTAATTTTCCTCATTTTGTACGAATCATGAAAAAGTTCAATATTAGTGGCTCTTACACTCTG AAAGTTCCATATCAGTTCTCAATGGAACACCTCCCAAACTGCAGAACGGAGATCGTGCTTCGTAACTTGAAAGGAGAATGTTGGACTgtgaattcaattccgactatgAAGGTACAAACGCTGCACACATTTTGCGGAGGATGGTCGGCATTTGTCAGAGATAATGACATTCAGATGGGAGATATCTGCATATTTGAGCTGGTTGGGAAATATGAAATGCGTGTACATATATGTGCAATTGGGAAGAAGGGGTTAGATTACCGGAACGGGATAACTTCTAATGAGTCGGCTATCCTTGCGTCCTTGACAAGCTAG
- the LOC107766537 gene encoding B3 domain-containing protein Os01g0723500 isoform X2 produces the protein MWDAKRPHFLVGFNPSIQSETLKIPSKFIKHMEGRASGTAFLVGPSGNSWPMDLIQQDDGLFFHNGWASFVKDHCLESGDALVFRYDGDLHFTVLAFDESSCEKEAAYNADCSQGATNLYNLALKKRDRGNSALLDCIVEGVPKKMRSTQSPSECTAEDAVCSNGRSYASSFLNEIENAGNASNNTVTIAVPSQTEIVCSNPEVKTGNGTSEEPMWLSAQEAEKVARSFTSSFPNFMKVMKRFNVSGSYTLNIPYQFATEHLPKCKVKILLHNLKGKTWTVNSIPTTRVQTSHTFCGGWLSFVRDNNIDLGDICIFELVHKCELRVHVLRVEKEGNDYSSKVAKAKTYDKRGSAHGKEKHGNMLKSHQLHLSKICSGDSVIRKPAQVKQGSFTKSCMSMKSVPEEKLAAESFISNFPHFVRIMKKFNISGSYTLKVPYQFSMEHLPNCRTEIVLRNLKGECWTVNSIPTMKVQTLHTFCGGWSAFVRDNDIQMGDICIFELVGKYEMRVHICAIGKKGLDYRNGITSNESAILASLTS, from the exons ATGTGGGATGCAAAAAGGCCTCATTTTCTTGTGGGTTTTAACCCTTCAATCCAGTCTGAAACATTG AAAATTCCATCAAAATTCATTAAACATATGGAAGGAAGAGCTTCTGGAACAGCATTTTTGGTGGGTCCCAGTGGTAATTCTTGGCCTATGGACTTAATACAGCAAGATGATGGTTTATTCTTCCACAATGGATGGGCTTCATTTGTTAAGGATCACTGCCTTGAAAGTGGGGATGCTTTGGTTTTCAGATATGACGGTGATTTGCATTTCACTGTGCTAGCATTTGATGAAAGTTCATGTGAGAAGGAAGCTGCTTATAACGCTGACTGCAGTCAAGGAGCAACAAACTTGTACAATCTTGCTTTGAAAAAAAGAGACCGAGGAAACTCAGCTTTATTAGATTGCATTGTTGAAGGTGTTCCTAAGAAAATGCGAAGCACGCAGAGCCCTTCCGAATGCACAGCAGAAGACGCAGTTTGCTCAAATGGAAGAAGTTATGCTTCTAGCTTTCTGAATGAAATCGAGAATGCTGGAAATGCATCAAACAATACAGTTACCATTGCTGTGCCATCTCAAACAGAGATTGTCTGCAGTAACCCAG AGGTGAAAACAGGCAATGGTACCTCCGAGGAACCTATGTGGTTGTCTGCACAAGAAGCAGAAAAGGTTGCCCGTTCGTTTACCTCGAGTTTCCCCAACTTTATGAAGGTTATGAAGAGGTTCAACGTTAGTGGTTCATACACCCTG AACATCCCTTATCAATTTGCCACAGAACACCTACCCAAATGCAAGGTGAAGATTTTACTTcacaatttaaaaggaaaaacttGGACTGTGAATTCAATCCCGACTACAAGAGTACAAACATCACATACCTTTTGCGGAGGTTGGTTATCCTTTGTTCGTGACAATAACATTGATTTGGGAGATATCTGCATCTTTGAGCTTGTCCACAAGTgtgaattacgcgtgcatgttcTGAGggtggaaaaggaaggaaatgATTACAGTAGTAAG GTAGCAAAGGCCAAGACATATGATAAAAGAGGATCTGCTCATGGCAAAGAGAAACATGGTAATATGTTGAAGAGTCATCAGCTCCATTTGTCAAAGATTTGCAGTGGAGATTCAG TAATCAGGAAACCTGCTCAGGTTAAACAGGGTTCTTTCACCAAGAGCTGCATGTCAATGAAATCAGTACCTGAAGAGAAATTAGCTGCTGAATCTTTCATTTCTAATTTTCCTCATTTTGTACGAATCATGAAAAAGTTCAATATTAGTGGCTCTTACACTCTG AAAGTTCCATATCAGTTCTCAATGGAACACCTCCCAAACTGCAGAACGGAGATCGTGCTTCGTAACTTGAAAGGAGAATGTTGGACTgtgaattcaattccgactatgAAGGTACAAACGCTGCACACATTTTGCGGAGGATGGTCGGCATTTGTCAGAGATAATGACATTCAGATGGGAGATATCTGCATATTTGAGCTGGTTGGGAAATATGAAATGCGTGTACATATATGTGCAATTGGGAAGAAGGGGTTAGATTACCGGAACGGGATAACTTCTAATGAGTCGGCTATCCTTGCGTCCTTGACAAGCTAG
- the LOC107766539 gene encoding ent-kaurene oxidase codes for MDAILNLQTVPLGTAITIGGPAVALGGISLWFLKEYVNDQKRKSSNFLPPLPEVPGLPVIGNLLQLTEKKPHKTFTNWAETYGPIYSIKTGANTIVVLNTNELAKEAMVTRYSAISTRKLTNALKILTCDKSIVAISDYDEFHKTVKRHVLTNVLGPNAQKRHRIHRDTLIENVSKQLHDLVRKYPHEAVNLRKIFQSELFGLAMKQALGKDIESIYVEELDATLPREDVLKTLVLDIMEGAIDVDWRDFFPYLKWVPNKSFENRIQRKHLRREAVMKALIMEQRKRINSGEELNSYIDYLLSEANTLTEKQILMLLWEAIIESSDTTVVSTEWAMYELAKDPKRQEQLFLEIQNVCGSNKITEDKLCQLPYLCAVFHETLRKHSPVPIVPLRYVHEDTQLGGYHVPKGAEIAINIYGCNRDNRVWESPEEWKPERFLDGKYDPMELQKTMAFGGGKRVCAGALQAMTITCTTIARLIQEFEWSLKDGEQENVATMGLTTHKLHPMQANIKPRK; via the exons ATGGATGCAATTTTGAATCTTCAAACAGTGCCGTTAGGAACTGCTATTACAATAGGTGGTCCAGCAGTTGCTCTTGGTGGGATTTCACTATGGTTTCTTAAAGAGTATGTTAATGATCAAAAGAGGAAATCTTCTAATTTTCTTCCACCTTTGCCAG AGGTTCCAGGGTTACCAGTGATTGGGAATTTACTGCAGCTTACTGAGAAAAAACCCCACAAGACATTTACAAATTGGGCTGAAACCTATGGACCTATCTATTCCATCAAAACCGGCGCCAATACAATTGTTGTCCTCAATACTAATGAACTTGCCAAGGAG GCTATGGTGACTAGATATTCAGCCATCTCAACAAGAAAGCTAACAAATGCACTGAAAATCCTAACTTGTGACAAGAGTATAGTTGCAATAAGTGATTATGATGAGTTTCACAAGACAGTGAAGCGACACGTACTGACCAATGTTCTAGGACCAAATGCCCAG AAACGCCACCGTATCCACAGGGACACTTTGATAGAAAATGTGTCTAAGCAACTGCATGATTTGGTTAGGAAGTATCCTCATGAAGCAGTAAATCTCAGGAAGATATTCCAGTCAGAACTTTTTGGTTTGGCAATGAAACAA GCTTTGGGAAAGGATATCGAGTCTATTTATGTGGAGGAACTCGATGCCACATTGCCAAGAGAGGACGTACTGAAGACCCTAGTACTTGATATAATGGAGGGTGCGATTGATGTGGACTGGAGAGATTTCTTCCCCTATCTAAAATGGGTTCCTAATAAAAGCTTTGAGAACAGAATTCAGCGAAAACATCTGCGCAGGGAAGCCGTGATGAAGGCCCTAATTATGGAGCAACGAAAACGTATTAATTCAGGAGAG GAACTGAACAGTTATATTGACTACTTGTTGTCTGAAGCCAATACATTAACAGAGAAGCAAATCCTAATGTTGCTTTGGGAGGCAATTATTGAATCATCAGACACCACAGTAGTGAGCACAGAATGGGCTATGTATGAATTGGCCAAAGATCCAAAACGGCAG GAACAACTCTTTTTGGAAATACAAAATGTTTGTGGATCTAACAAGATCACAGAAGACAAACTTTGCCAACTTCCGTACCTATGTGCTGTTTTTCACGAAACCTTGAGAAAACATAGTCCTGTACCTATAGTTCCTTTAAGATACGTCCACGAAGACACACAGCTAGGAGGGTACCATGTTCCTAAAGGAGCTGAG ATCGCTATAAATATATACGGTTGCAATAGGGACAATAGAGTGTGGGAGAGTCCGGAAGAGTGGAAGCCTGAGAGATTTCTTGATGGAAAGTATGATCCAATGGAATTACAGAAGACGATGGCATTTGGAGGTGGAAAAAGGGTATGTGCTGGTGCTCTTCAAGCAATGACAATTACTTGCACAACTATTGCTAGATTGATACAAGAGTTTGAATGGAGTCTAAAAGATGGGGAACAAGAAAATGTTGCAACAATGGGTCTTACTACTCATAAACTTCATCCAATGCAAGCTAATATCAAGCCAAGAAAATGA